A genomic segment from uncultured Alistipes sp. encodes:
- a CDS encoding sugar-binding domain-containing protein: protein MQRLLTLFAAFALTLPCTAQWRPAGNRIKTSWGETLDTKNVLAEYPRPQMVRAEWQNLNGLWNYAIRPAGELPGTWDGEILVPFAAESSLSGVGRRVGAEQELWYERTFTVPAKWSGHRVLLHFGAVDWRADVWVNGVNLGRHEGGYTPFEFDITSVLQKGVNTLRVRVWDPTDDGYQPRGKQVKRPEVVWYTPVTGIWQTVWLEAVPQQYIRNVVATPDLDRRTFRIATATCGTQPGDRVEVTLLDDGGKVAEATALCGADAELYVASPKLWSPSSPHLYDLDIRLVRDGKVVDRVTSYAAMRKFSTAKDGKGIVRLCLNDEPLFQFGPLDQGWWPDGLYTAPTDEALAYDIEKTKEWGFNMIRKHIKVEPARWYWHCDRLGMIVWQDMPIGDQAGFNPQWQNKTYFTGEEKQRSATSEACYRKEWREIIDALRGFASIGVWVPFNEAWGQFKTVEIAEWTKAYDPTRLVNPASGGNHYLTGDILDLHNYPEPSLYLYDANRATVLGEFGGIGLVMKEHLWEPDRNWGYVSFNSPEEVTDEYEKYAAKLGELIRRGFSAAVYTQTTDVEIEVNGLMTYDRKAVKVDEARIRKINEKICNSLNEEKR from the coding sequence ATGCAACGACTACTGACCTTATTTGCAGCATTTGCGCTGACTCTTCCGTGCACGGCCCAATGGCGTCCTGCCGGAAACCGAATCAAAACCTCCTGGGGCGAAACGCTCGACACCAAAAATGTCCTTGCAGAATACCCACGGCCTCAGATGGTCCGCGCGGAGTGGCAGAATCTGAACGGACTGTGGAACTATGCCATACGCCCTGCCGGGGAGTTGCCGGGGACGTGGGACGGTGAAATCCTCGTGCCGTTCGCCGCCGAATCATCGCTCTCGGGCGTAGGGCGCCGCGTGGGTGCGGAGCAGGAGCTGTGGTATGAACGGACGTTCACGGTTCCTGCGAAATGGAGCGGGCACCGGGTACTGCTGCACTTCGGAGCCGTAGACTGGCGTGCCGACGTGTGGGTGAACGGCGTGAATCTGGGCCGGCACGAGGGCGGCTATACGCCTTTTGAGTTCGATATCACATCTGTTTTGCAAAAAGGCGTCAACACGCTCCGCGTGCGGGTCTGGGACCCGACGGACGACGGTTACCAACCGCGTGGGAAGCAGGTGAAGCGTCCTGAGGTGGTCTGGTATACGCCCGTGACGGGTATCTGGCAGACGGTGTGGCTCGAAGCCGTTCCGCAGCAATACATCCGCAACGTCGTTGCGACTCCCGATCTGGACCGCCGCACGTTCCGCATCGCGACTGCTACGTGCGGGACGCAGCCCGGGGACCGGGTGGAGGTGACGTTGCTCGACGACGGGGGGAAAGTCGCCGAGGCGACGGCCCTGTGCGGAGCCGACGCGGAGCTGTACGTGGCTTCGCCGAAGTTGTGGAGTCCCTCGTCGCCGCATCTCTACGATCTGGATATTAGGCTCGTACGCGACGGAAAGGTCGTCGATCGGGTGACGAGCTATGCGGCGATGCGTAAATTCTCGACGGCGAAGGACGGGAAGGGCATCGTGCGGCTCTGCCTGAACGACGAACCGCTGTTCCAGTTCGGTCCGCTGGACCAGGGGTGGTGGCCCGATGGACTCTATACGGCTCCGACGGACGAGGCGCTGGCCTACGACATCGAGAAGACGAAGGAGTGGGGATTCAACATGATCCGCAAGCATATCAAGGTCGAACCGGCGCGCTGGTACTGGCACTGCGATCGTCTGGGAATGATCGTTTGGCAGGACATGCCGATCGGCGATCAGGCGGGTTTCAATCCCCAATGGCAGAACAAGACCTACTTCACGGGCGAGGAGAAACAGCGCTCGGCCACGTCGGAGGCGTGCTACCGCAAGGAGTGGCGCGAGATCATCGACGCGCTGCGGGGGTTCGCCTCGATCGGCGTGTGGGTGCCGTTCAACGAGGCGTGGGGACAGTTCAAGACCGTGGAGATCGCCGAGTGGACGAAGGCTTACGATCCTACGCGGTTGGTGAATCCGGCCAGCGGCGGCAATCATTATTTGACGGGAGACATTTTGGATCTGCACAATTATCCCGAACCTTCGTTGTATCTTTACGACGCGAACCGCGCCACGGTGCTGGGTGAGTTCGGCGGTATCGGCCTCGTGATGAAGGAGCACCTCTGGGAGCCCGACCGCAACTGGGGCTATGTAAGCTTCAACTCTCCGGAGGAGGTGACCGACGAATACGAGAAGTACGCCGCGAAACTCGGCGAACTGATCAGAAGGGGCTTCTCGGCAGCAGTCTATACGCAGACCACGGACGTGGAGATCGAGGTCAACGGCCTGATGACCTACGACCGTAAAGCGGTGAAGGTGGACGAAGCGCGTATCCGGAAGATCAACGAAAAAATATGCAACTCACTGAACGAAGAGAAACGATGA
- a CDS encoding glycoside hydrolase family 3 C-terminal domain-containing protein: MKYLCLLSIFIFGISSALFGQAITPEAKARAAELVSRMTLEEKLAYIGGCDGFYIRPVPRLGIPAIRMADGPQCVRNDTRSTLYPCGVALASTWDRDLARAYGRSLGRDCRARGVHILLGPGVNIYRSPLCGRNFEYYGEDPYLASETAAEYIKGVQGEGVMATVKHFCGNNQEYDRHHVSSDIDERTLHEIYLPTFRKAVEEAGVGAVMSSYNLVNGQHMTENRDLVVGVLRERWGFEGIFMSDWDATYSVAGPANNGLDLEMPGARYMNPENLEKLLATGVVTEETIDGKCRHILQTLIAFGFLDREQKDPSIPERDPESDATALEVARNSMVLLKNDGLLPFGRRIRKVIVLGPNAAKLPMGGGSGEGSPFEFVTIAQGLQAEKGFRTTCLIPAATSELASSGLFFTPDGKPGLRGEFYANRDLQGPAVVTTADSGVDFFWAGAPAEGLPEDHFSARWTGVFRPSKSERAVFTVSGDDGYRLFVDDEEVLGHWSDHGVSTLSAEMDVEAGRTYNLRLEFYDNVRTAEIKLQYAGYSPTEQKRMLAAADAVVYCAGFDKTTESENFDRPFSLPESQLNEIAAAAALNPNLVVVVNAGGGIDYAPVADKARAVLLAWYPGQEGGTAVADILTGRTNPSGRLPISIERRAEENPTFGSYYPNVFLFQNSPLRRISYDEGVFTGYRGHDRNGTEPMYPFGYGLSYTTFEYGNLELTPAGDGWKVSFTVKNTGKRAGTETPQVYVGDCTASVPRPEKELKGYERIALAPGECKRVEIALDGNAFAYYDINRHEFRIEPGEFTISVGASSRDIRLKDTIYIKH, from the coding sequence ATGAAATATCTTTGTTTGCTCTCAATCTTTATTTTCGGGATCTCTTCCGCTCTTTTCGGACAGGCAATCACTCCGGAAGCCAAGGCACGAGCCGCGGAGTTGGTTTCCCGCATGACTTTGGAGGAAAAACTCGCCTATATCGGGGGTTGCGACGGCTTCTATATTCGTCCGGTCCCGCGTCTGGGCATTCCCGCGATCCGGATGGCCGACGGCCCGCAGTGCGTGCGCAACGATACGCGCAGCACGCTCTATCCGTGCGGTGTCGCCCTGGCTTCTACGTGGGACCGGGACCTTGCGCGTGCCTACGGCCGCTCGTTGGGGCGTGACTGCCGGGCCCGCGGTGTCCATATCCTATTGGGGCCGGGCGTAAACATCTACCGCTCGCCGCTGTGCGGCCGCAATTTCGAGTATTACGGCGAAGATCCGTATCTGGCATCGGAAACGGCTGCCGAATATATAAAAGGAGTGCAGGGCGAGGGCGTTATGGCTACGGTCAAGCATTTTTGCGGCAACAACCAGGAATACGACCGCCACCACGTATCGTCGGACATCGACGAGCGGACGCTGCATGAAATCTATCTTCCGACGTTCCGCAAGGCGGTCGAAGAGGCCGGGGTCGGCGCCGTGATGTCGAGTTACAACCTCGTGAACGGACAGCACATGACCGAGAACCGCGACCTTGTCGTCGGCGTTCTGCGCGAACGGTGGGGCTTCGAAGGCATCTTCATGTCGGACTGGGATGCGACCTATTCGGTCGCCGGTCCGGCGAACAACGGGCTGGACCTCGAAATGCCGGGCGCACGGTATATGAATCCGGAGAATCTGGAAAAACTCCTTGCAACGGGTGTCGTCACCGAGGAGACGATCGACGGGAAATGCCGGCATATTTTGCAGACGCTCATAGCTTTCGGCTTTCTGGACCGGGAGCAGAAGGACCCGTCGATTCCGGAGCGTGATCCGGAGTCGGATGCTACGGCGTTGGAGGTGGCCCGCAATTCGATGGTATTGCTGAAAAACGACGGATTGCTCCCGTTCGGGCGCAGGATACGCAAAGTGATCGTCCTGGGGCCGAACGCCGCAAAACTCCCGATGGGCGGCGGTTCGGGTGAGGGTTCTCCCTTCGAGTTTGTTACGATTGCGCAGGGGCTGCAGGCAGAGAAGGGTTTCAGGACAACCTGCCTTATCCCTGCGGCGACATCCGAACTGGCATCATCGGGCCTGTTCTTCACACCGGACGGGAAGCCGGGGCTGCGCGGCGAGTTTTACGCCAACAGGGATTTGCAGGGGCCTGCCGTTGTTACGACGGCCGATTCGGGCGTGGATTTCTTTTGGGCGGGGGCTCCTGCCGAGGGGCTTCCCGAAGACCATTTTTCGGCCCGCTGGACGGGCGTGTTCCGTCCTTCGAAGTCGGAACGTGCTGTCTTTACGGTCAGCGGCGACGACGGCTACCGTCTCTTTGTCGACGATGAGGAGGTGTTGGGGCACTGGTCCGACCACGGGGTTTCGACCCTGTCGGCGGAAATGGATGTCGAGGCAGGCCGCACCTATAACCTCCGGCTCGAATTCTATGACAATGTGCGCACGGCGGAAATAAAGTTGCAATATGCGGGCTACTCGCCCACGGAACAAAAGCGGATGCTTGCGGCAGCGGATGCCGTAGTCTATTGTGCAGGGTTCGACAAAACGACCGAAAGTGAAAATTTCGACCGTCCGTTCTCGCTGCCCGAAAGTCAACTGAACGAGATTGCTGCGGCTGCGGCTCTGAATCCCAATCTCGTCGTGGTCGTCAACGCCGGCGGAGGCATAGACTATGCGCCCGTTGCCGACAAGGCGCGTGCCGTACTGTTGGCATGGTATCCGGGGCAGGAGGGAGGTACGGCTGTCGCCGACATCCTCACGGGCCGCACGAACCCGAGCGGTCGTCTGCCCATCAGTATAGAGCGGCGTGCGGAGGAGAACCCGACTTTCGGAAGCTACTATCCGAATGTTTTCCTGTTTCAGAACAGTCCGCTTCGGCGTATCAGCTACGACGAGGGCGTTTTCACAGGCTACCGCGGCCATGACCGCAACGGTACTGAACCGATGTACCCTTTCGGTTACGGACTGAGCTATACGACGTTCGAATACGGCAATCTCGAATTGACGCCTGCGGGCGACGGCTGGAAAGTCTCTTTTACCGTAAAGAATACGGGAAAACGTGCCGGTACGGAAACGCCGCAGGTTTATGTCGGCGACTGCACGGCGAGCGTGCCGCGTCCTGAGAAGGAGTTGAAAGGCTATGAGCGCATTGCTTTGGCTCCGGGAGAATGCAAACGTGTGGAGATTGCGCTTGACGGCAATGCCTTCGCCTATTACGATATAAACCGTCACGAGTTTCGCATCGAACCGGGTGAATTTACGATTTCGGTGGGCGCGTCGTCGCGTGATATCCGATTGAAAGATACGATATACATCAAACACTGA
- a CDS encoding TonB-dependent receptor: MNLKHLLFAGLICALSGMLTTASANSVRGGVQNDAQQSEKRTVTGTVVDATTGEPIIGATIIEKGSTTNGTTSDYTGAFSIKLPRGAQLDVSYVGYKTRTVDVGALGVVDVELDPDDALEAVVVVGAGTQKKISVTGSVAAIAGDDLRFPSSSLTSGLAGKLAGVISMAKSGAPGETTDFYIRGVGTFGGRATPLILLDDIEISASDLNKIPAETIENFTILKDASATAIYGVRGANGVMIVTTKKGQENTRAKIGVTIENSFVQPTHMIEYADGATWMDVYNKAYMARGGTTPIYSAEVIEYTRSGKYPYAYPDVDWQDLLFKNFNMNQRANVNIQGGGNRATYYMSLNVSHDSGIIDAPKDYIFNNNLNRFDYNFQNNISYKLSKSTTLDLRLNAQINEISGVGENVNDLFSYAIQANPVTYPAFYPSQEGDDHIRFGNAIKTGKTMYVNPYAAMLDDHSIVKENKLNVSLNLDQQLDFITKGLSVKGLVNWSTYSWTKFSQSMTPYYYTLDKQSYDTAYPDFYNLQQLQTGDEYIQESYSEPWTEQTFYFDARLMYNRRFGRHTVSGLLMYMMRDYRPQKSLSQRNQGLSGRVTYDFDQRYFAEFNFGYNGTERLAAKDRFEFFPAMSLGWAVSSEKFWEPVRKYVDFFKIRGSYGLVGSDGFNDDEGRRHFLYLNSINLYDGDAQSSFGQSTKQGYDYYGPTITVYATPDASWERVKKLDIGVDISLFRQLNITFDYFCDKRDRIFMARGSWPDIMGYQNVAPWGQVGRAENEGYELSVNWNKQIGKDWAVDLRFNFSYNRNKYTNYDDPDYAYTWQSHVGRPLDGYCWYGYVADGLFSSQEEIDNHATQLVGGTPMVGDIKYRDLNGDGVINSDDQCVISDYGTTPRIQYGIGLNLRWRKWDLGLFFNGSGMRTQMLNRYSAMDPFGADLHNLTQFVADNYWSEENPNPHAKYPRLGTNENDISNNTGVWSTYWMRNARFLRFKTLEVGYSFKYGRVYVNGDNLAVWSPWDFCDPELAEWVKYPFQRTFTLGLQLKF; the protein is encoded by the coding sequence ATGAATCTTAAACATCTACTATTTGCCGGTCTGATATGCGCTTTGAGCGGCATGCTCACGACCGCATCTGCCAATTCTGTGAGGGGGGGGGTACAAAATGACGCCCAGCAGTCGGAGAAACGCACTGTAACGGGAACCGTCGTCGATGCGACCACCGGCGAACCGATCATCGGAGCCACGATCATTGAAAAAGGCTCGACAACCAATGGTACGACATCGGATTATACGGGTGCATTCAGCATAAAACTGCCCCGGGGTGCGCAACTCGACGTTTCCTATGTAGGTTATAAAACCCGCACGGTCGATGTAGGGGCCCTGGGTGTCGTCGATGTGGAACTCGATCCCGACGATGCGCTCGAAGCCGTTGTCGTAGTCGGTGCCGGCACCCAGAAAAAAATCTCCGTGACAGGTTCCGTGGCTGCGATCGCCGGAGATGATCTGCGCTTTCCGTCCTCATCGCTCACGTCGGGACTGGCGGGCAAACTGGCCGGCGTGATTTCGATGGCCAAGTCAGGTGCTCCGGGCGAAACCACGGATTTCTACATCCGCGGCGTCGGGACTTTCGGAGGCCGCGCCACGCCGCTTATCCTTTTGGACGACATCGAAATATCGGCTTCCGATCTGAACAAGATTCCTGCTGAAACGATCGAAAACTTCACGATTCTCAAGGATGCATCCGCAACGGCCATTTACGGCGTACGCGGTGCCAACGGCGTGATGATCGTCACGACGAAGAAAGGCCAGGAGAACACCCGGGCCAAGATCGGTGTGACCATCGAGAACTCATTCGTCCAGCCCACCCACATGATCGAATATGCCGACGGAGCTACCTGGATGGATGTCTATAACAAAGCCTATATGGCCCGCGGCGGCACAACGCCGATCTATTCTGCGGAGGTTATCGAATATACGCGCAGCGGCAAATATCCCTACGCCTATCCCGACGTCGACTGGCAGGACCTGCTGTTCAAGAATTTCAACATGAACCAGCGCGCCAACGTCAACATCCAGGGCGGCGGCAACCGGGCGACGTATTACATGAGCCTGAACGTCAGCCACGATTCAGGAATTATCGATGCGCCGAAAGACTACATCTTCAACAACAACCTGAATCGCTTCGACTACAATTTCCAGAACAACATCTCCTACAAACTTTCAAAGTCGACAACGCTCGATCTGCGTCTGAACGCCCAGATTAACGAAATCTCGGGTGTAGGTGAAAATGTCAACGACCTTTTCTCGTATGCAATTCAGGCCAATCCCGTTACTTACCCGGCATTTTACCCTTCGCAGGAGGGAGATGACCATATCCGTTTCGGTAACGCGATCAAAACGGGAAAGACCATGTATGTGAATCCCTATGCCGCAATGCTTGACGACCACAGCATCGTCAAGGAGAACAAGCTCAACGTTTCGCTGAATCTGGACCAGCAACTCGACTTCATCACCAAAGGCCTGTCGGTCAAGGGACTTGTAAACTGGAGCACCTACTCATGGACGAAATTCTCCCAGTCCATGACTCCCTATTATTATACGCTGGACAAACAGTCGTACGACACGGCCTATCCGGATTTCTACAATCTGCAGCAATTGCAGACCGGGGATGAATACATTCAGGAAAGCTACTCAGAGCCATGGACCGAACAGACTTTCTATTTCGATGCACGCCTTATGTACAATCGCCGTTTCGGACGTCATACCGTAAGCGGTCTCTTGATGTACATGATGCGCGACTATCGCCCTCAAAAGTCGCTTTCGCAGCGTAATCAGGGACTTTCGGGCCGTGTGACCTACGACTTCGACCAGCGTTATTTCGCTGAATTCAACTTCGGCTACAACGGAACGGAGCGTCTGGCCGCCAAAGACCGTTTCGAGTTCTTCCCCGCCATGTCGCTGGGCTGGGCAGTCAGCAGCGAAAAATTCTGGGAGCCGGTCCGCAAATATGTCGACTTCTTCAAAATCCGCGGTTCCTACGGTCTTGTCGGCAGCGATGGATTCAACGACGATGAAGGACGCCGGCACTTCCTCTATCTGAATTCCATCAACCTGTATGACGGTGATGCCCAATCTTCATTCGGGCAATCTACCAAGCAAGGCTATGATTATTACGGACCTACCATCACTGTTTATGCGACACCCGACGCATCATGGGAACGAGTGAAAAAGCTCGATATCGGTGTCGACATTTCACTTTTCCGCCAGCTGAATATTACCTTCGACTATTTCTGTGACAAGCGCGACAGAATCTTCATGGCCCGGGGTTCATGGCCCGATATTATGGGTTACCAAAACGTAGCGCCGTGGGGGCAGGTCGGACGTGCCGAGAATGAAGGTTACGAGTTGAGTGTCAACTGGAACAAACAGATAGGAAAGGATTGGGCCGTAGACTTGCGTTTCAATTTCTCCTACAACCGGAACAAATACACCAACTACGACGACCCCGACTATGCCTATACGTGGCAGAGCCATGTCGGTCGTCCGCTGGACGGCTACTGCTGGTATGGCTACGTCGCCGATGGACTCTTCTCGTCGCAGGAGGAGATCGACAACCATGCCACGCAGCTCGTGGGCGGAACCCCTATGGTCGGCGATATCAAATATCGGGATCTTAACGGCGATGGGGTCATCAACAGCGATGACCAGTGCGTTATCTCGGACTATGGTACGACACCCCGTATTCAATACGGTATCGGACTGAACCTGCGCTGGCGCAAATGGGATCTTGGTCTCTTCTTTAATGGTTCGGGCATGCGCACGCAGATGCTCAATCGTTACTCTGCAATGGATCCCTTCGGCGCCGATCTGCACAACCTCACGCAGTTCGTGGCCGACAACTACTGGTCGGAGGAAAATCCGAATCCCCATGCGAAATATCCGCGTTTGGGCACCAACGAGAACGACATCTCGAATAATACGGGAGTCTGGAGCACTTATTGGATGCGCAATGCTCGATTCTTACGCTTCAAAACCCTGGAGGTGGGCTATTCGTTCAAATACGGCCGCGTCTATGTCAACGGCGACAACCTCGCCGTCTGGAGTCCTTGGGACTTCTGCGACCCGGAGTTGGCAGAGTGGGTGAAATATCCTTTCCAGCGAACTTTCACGCTCGGATTGCAACTTAAATTTTAA
- a CDS encoding RagB/SusD family nutrient uptake outer membrane protein, protein MRTSNIIGIAASALFLAGCEFLDVVPAKRADFEDAMKNKDAVENWIYGRGYHEIQWQNPFYYWTIEQTTDDFVLPEGQAQDEARVNNYLMSHGMITSGNVPDTWWALYGAIGYINLFEQQLEEQNPSFLTEADKSLYRAHAKFLKAYYYLRILQKFGPMAIVERYADPSTDKSSFPGRSHFDYCVEYICKLLDDACADGGLPVANYNEQSGYGKGNQVICAALKSRLRLLAASPLWNGSFPFPQWQNTNFETPGYGKELVSYTFDIEKWRKAKMAAQEAIDIAEANGRHLVTMSEMETMAAADKISTTEAAYWIPGLDTSTPEGLEFYKRVLLMRYAMASDETMGNHELIWTVLGRGQWYLTTKSHVWGSLPRRIIKKNDGNWQYCYSHINPTLETVEAFYTKNGKLPKNDPDFTPQSDWLKSANLERPEVINLNVNREPRFYAWINFDGCDIGPYLVAGKPLRLDLRSYEACGYSPDYAQGDLPQTGYLNNKFIAPAERYDYDGSYTDFDYPTPLIRLNEMYLNLAEACAELYMNGDGSELQNALDAVNVIRERAGIPLLTPADCGDGEGQMSIRDWVRNERRIELYAEGYRYYDLRRWCIAAEHLSAGCRTGLDCFVSKRVNPTIEEFNTRVTVDGNYQWFDRMYLLPLAADEVYSNPQMVQAPGY, encoded by the coding sequence ATGAGAACCTCGAATATAATCGGTATTGCGGCATCGGCTCTGTTTCTGGCGGGCTGCGAGTTCCTCGATGTCGTGCCGGCCAAGCGTGCCGACTTCGAAGACGCGATGAAAAACAAGGATGCAGTGGAAAACTGGATCTACGGCCGCGGCTATCATGAGATCCAGTGGCAGAATCCCTTTTACTACTGGACGATTGAACAAACCACCGACGACTTCGTTTTGCCGGAAGGACAGGCTCAGGATGAAGCCCGTGTAAATAATTACCTTATGTCGCACGGTATGATAACGAGCGGCAATGTTCCCGATACATGGTGGGCTTTGTACGGAGCAATCGGTTATATCAACCTCTTTGAGCAGCAGCTTGAGGAGCAGAATCCCTCCTTCCTCACCGAGGCGGACAAATCGCTCTACCGGGCGCACGCCAAATTTCTGAAAGCCTACTATTATCTCCGTATTCTGCAAAAGTTCGGTCCGATGGCCATTGTCGAGCGTTATGCCGATCCATCGACCGATAAGAGCTCTTTTCCCGGGCGTTCGCATTTCGACTACTGCGTGGAATATATCTGCAAGTTGCTCGACGACGCATGCGCGGACGGCGGTCTGCCCGTTGCGAATTACAATGAACAGTCGGGCTACGGAAAGGGCAATCAGGTGATTTGCGCTGCGTTGAAATCGCGTCTGCGGCTGCTGGCTGCTTCACCCTTGTGGAACGGATCGTTCCCTTTTCCACAGTGGCAGAACACGAATTTCGAGACACCGGGTTATGGCAAGGAACTGGTAAGTTACACATTCGACATCGAGAAATGGCGTAAGGCCAAGATGGCGGCGCAAGAGGCTATCGATATTGCCGAAGCCAACGGACGCCACTTGGTAACCATGAGCGAAATGGAAACGATGGCCGCAGCCGATAAGATCTCGACGACCGAGGCCGCCTATTGGATTCCGGGCCTCGACACTTCGACTCCCGAAGGCTTGGAGTTTTATAAGCGTGTGCTGCTGATGCGTTACGCCATGGCTTCGGACGAAACAATGGGCAACCATGAACTGATTTGGACCGTTTTAGGCAGAGGCCAATGGTATCTGACGACCAAGTCTCATGTTTGGGGCTCGCTGCCGCGCCGCATCATCAAGAAAAACGACGGGAACTGGCAGTATTGCTATTCGCATATCAACCCGACTTTGGAAACCGTCGAGGCCTTCTATACTAAAAACGGCAAACTGCCCAAAAACGACCCTGATTTTACACCCCAGTCCGACTGGCTGAAATCCGCCAATCTGGAGCGTCCCGAGGTTATCAACCTCAATGTGAATCGTGAACCGCGCTTCTATGCATGGATCAATTTCGACGGCTGCGACATCGGCCCTTATCTGGTAGCCGGGAAGCCTCTGCGGCTCGACCTGCGCAGCTACGAGGCCTGCGGATATTCGCCCGACTATGCTCAGGGCGACCTTCCGCAGACGGGCTACCTGAACAACAAGTTCATTGCCCCGGCCGAGCGTTACGATTACGATGGCTCCTATACCGACTTCGACTATCCTACGCCGCTCATTCGTCTCAACGAGATGTATCTCAACCTGGCCGAGGCGTGTGCCGAGCTCTATATGAACGGGGATGGCAGTGAACTTCAGAACGCTCTCGATGCCGTGAACGTTATTCGCGAGCGTGCCGGCATTCCCCTGCTGACGCCTGCCGACTGCGGCGACGGAGAGGGCCAGATGTCGATCCGCGACTGGGTCCGCAATGAACGCCGTATCGAACTCTATGCCGAAGGATATCGCTATTATGACCTGCGCCGCTGGTGTATCGCAGCGGAACATCTCTCAGCCGGCTGCCGTACAGGGCTCGACTGTTTCGTATCGAAGCGTGTGAATCCCACGATCGAGGAGTTCAATACCCGGGTGACCGTTGATGGCAATTACCAATGGTTCGACCGTATGTACCTGCTTCCACTCGCGGCAGACGAGGTCTATTCCAATCCACAAATGGTACAGGCTCCGGGATATTAA